The following are encoded in a window of Gramella sp. MT6 genomic DNA:
- a CDS encoding restriction endonuclease FokI C-terminal domain-containing protein produces MINSSAKSKVLSLWNDYQKSSEPITTLKGKEIPEIDKKRILAIEDIKKIIASFLNGETDVFSFKTSLDSYNKRNNLWGFTAVKGQMFFNQLVRTYGDDGQKFPNLLKEVIREPKDLNEALNFIEKLETYISDDYDKASDKRKVPKPSSVGYFLSYFWQIHNYKKWPILYSSLISTFSEIGIWEEKENQKETYRFFYHLNEDIKAFLSSKTNSKIGNWGVEHCFWSLHLNNRAPEPKTKPKIESEPVNIEEESKVTLAKPNFDIQDYLIPLLSNLVELGEDQENTSSKKGHLFEKKVAQAFNQLDFDVVELGQGRGRNPDAILKFRKENIAFIVDAKAYSKGYDLGIDDRAIREYINVHCPKLQDDGFKKIGFIIVSNSFKSDFETFINDVTWNTPIKRFILITTSALLHLVAYKAKDKLDINQITESLIKLGTLITEKEVIGEFEDV; encoded by the coding sequence TTGATAAACTCTTCAGCCAAAAGTAAAGTCCTTTCTTTATGGAATGACTATCAAAAAAGTTCAGAACCTATAACAACCCTGAAGGGAAAAGAAATCCCTGAAATTGATAAAAAGCGAATTCTGGCGATTGAGGATATTAAGAAAATAATCGCAAGCTTTCTTAATGGAGAAACCGATGTGTTTAGCTTTAAGACTTCCTTGGATAGTTACAATAAGCGAAATAATTTATGGGGATTTACAGCAGTCAAAGGACAGATGTTCTTTAATCAGCTGGTGCGAACCTATGGGGATGATGGGCAGAAATTCCCTAATTTATTAAAGGAGGTAATAAGGGAGCCTAAAGATTTAAATGAAGCACTTAATTTTATTGAAAAATTAGAGACCTACATTAGTGATGATTATGATAAAGCATCTGATAAGAGAAAAGTTCCTAAGCCTTCTTCTGTAGGATACTTTCTATCTTACTTCTGGCAAATTCATAATTATAAAAAATGGCCAATTCTATATTCATCTCTAATCTCAACTTTCAGTGAAATAGGTATCTGGGAGGAGAAGGAGAATCAAAAAGAAACATATCGTTTCTTTTATCACCTGAATGAAGATATAAAAGCTTTTTTAAGTTCTAAGACTAACTCCAAAATTGGAAATTGGGGAGTAGAGCATTGTTTTTGGAGTTTACACCTTAATAATCGCGCACCGGAACCCAAGACAAAGCCTAAGATAGAAAGTGAACCGGTTAATATTGAAGAAGAATCCAAGGTTACTCTTGCAAAACCAAATTTTGATATTCAGGATTATTTGATCCCTCTGCTTTCAAATCTTGTGGAGCTGGGTGAAGATCAGGAAAATACATCATCTAAAAAAGGACATTTATTCGAAAAGAAAGTTGCCCAAGCTTTTAATCAATTAGACTTTGATGTGGTAGAATTAGGTCAGGGAAGGGGAAGAAATCCTGATGCAATATTGAAATTCAGAAAGGAAAATATTGCATTTATCGTTGATGCAAAGGCTTATAGTAAAGGATATGATTTGGGAATTGATGATAGAGCAATACGGGAGTACATAAATGTTCATTGTCCTAAACTGCAGGATGATGGATTTAAAAAGATCGGTTTTATCATTGTCAGTAATAGTTTTAAATCTGATTTTGAAACCTTTATTAATGACGTAACCTGGAATACACCCATAAAAAGATTTATTCTCATCACCACCAGTGCCTTGCTCCATCTTGTAGCATATAAGGCAAAAGATAAATTGGATATAAATCAAATCACGGAGAGCTTAATTAAGCTGGGAACTTTAATAACTGAAAAAGAAGTTATTGGTGAATTTGAAGATGTTTAA